One genomic region from Macaca mulatta isolate MMU2019108-1 chromosome 20, T2T-MMU8v2.0, whole genome shotgun sequence encodes:
- the RIPOR1 gene encoding rho family-interacting cell polarization regulator 1 isoform X26: MVRAYTTGSPGSREARDSLAEATRGHREYTESMCLLESELEAQLGEFHLRMKGLAGFARLCVGDQYEICMKYGRQRWKLRGRIEGSGKQVWDSEETIFLPLLTEFLSIKVTELKGLANHVVVGSVSCETKDLFAALPQVVAVDINDLGTIKLSLEVTWSPFDKDDQPSAASSVNKASTVTKRFSTYSQSPPDTPSLREQAFYNMLRRQEELENGTAWSLSSESSDDSSSPQLSGTARHSSAPRPLVQQPELLPIQVAFRRPETPSSGPLDEEGAVAPVLANGHAPYSRTLSHISEASVDAALAEASVEAIGPESLAWGPSPPTHPAPTHGEHPSPVPPTLDPGHSATSSTLGTTGSVPTSTDPAPSAHLDSVHKATDSGPSELPGPTHTTTGSTCSAIQSPLTHTTTGSTHKPIISTLTTTGPTVNIIGPVQTTTSHIHTMPSPTHTPTSPTHKTRMSTSTTISPTHTPTSPTHKARMSPPTTTSPNPSAMGLVQTATSPTLTNVSPSTSPELATLSSPSKHSDPTLPATDSLPCSPPASNSCTQADPIAPSTSHPSPAHSSRKPLTSPAPDPPESMVQSLSPTPSPPTPAPQHSDLSLAMAVQTPVPGAAGGSGDKILEEALGALMAALDDYRGQFPELQGLEQEVTRLESLLMRQGLTRSRASSLSITVEHALESFSFLNEDEDEDNDVPGDRPPSSPEAGAEDSIDSPSARPLSTGCPALDAALVRHLYHCSCLLLKLGTFGPLRCQEAWALERLLREARVLEAVCEFSRRWEIPASSAQEVVQFSASRPGFLTFWDQCTERLSCFLCPVERVLLTFCNQYGARLSLRQPGLAEAVCVKFLEDALGQKLPRRPQPGPGEQLTVFQFWSFVETLDSPTMEAYVTETAEEVLLVRNLNSDDQAVVLKALRLAPEGRLRRDGLRALSSLLVHGNNKVMAAVSTQLRSLSLGPAFRERALLCFLDQLEDEDVQTRVAGCLALGCIKAPEGIEPLVYLCQTDTEAVREAARQSLQQCGEEGQSAHRQLEESLDALPRIFGPGSMASTAF; this comes from the exons ATGGTCCGTGCCTACACCACTGGGTCCCCGGGGAGCCGAGAGGCCCGGGACAGCCTAGCAGAGGCCACTCGGGGGCATCGCGAGTACACGGAG aGCATGTGTCTGCTGGAGAGCGAGCTGGAGGCACAGCTGGGCGAGTTTCATCTCCGAATGAAAG GGCTGGCTGGCTTTGCCAGGCTGTGTGTAGGCGATCAATATGAG ATCTGCATGAAATATGGGCGTCAGCGCTGGAAACTACGGGGCCGAATTGAGGGTAGTGGAAAGCAGGTGTGGGACAGTGAAGAAACCATCTTTCTCCCACTGCTCACGGAATTTCTGTCTATCAAG GTGACAGAACTGAAGGGCCTGGCCAACCATGTGGTTGTGGGCAGTGTCTCCTGTGAGACCAAGGACCTGTTTGCCGCCCTGCCTCAGGTTGTGGCTGTGGATATCAATGACCTTGGCACCATCAAGCTCAGCCTGGAAGTCACATGGAG ccccttCGACAAGGATGACCAGCCCTCAGCCGCTTCTTCTGTCAACAAGGCCTCCACAGTCACCAAGCGCTTCTCCACCTATAGCCAGAGCCCACCGGACACACCCTCACTTCGGGAACAGGCCTTCTAT AACATGCTGCGACGGCAGGAGGAGCTGGAGAATGGGACAGCATGGTCCCTGTCATCCGAATCTTCAGACGACTCATCCAGCCCACAGCTCTCAGGCACTGCCCGCCACTCATCAGCCCCTAGGCCCCTGGTGCAGCAGCCTGAACTCCTTCCCATCCAAGTTGCCTTCCGTAGGCCTGAGACCCCCAGCTCTGGTCCCCTGGATGAGGAGGGGGCCGTGGCCCCAGTCCTGGCAAATGGGCATGCACCCTACAGTCGGACTCTTAGCCACATCAGTGAGGCTAGTGTAGACGCTGCCTTGGCTGAGGCTTCAGTGGAGGCCATTGGCCCAGAAAGCCTAGCCTGGGGACCTAGCCCACCTACACACCCAGCTCCCACCCATGGAGAGCACCCCAGCCCTGTTCCTCCGACCCTGGACCCTGGCCACTCTGCCACAAGCTCCACCCTCGGTACAACAGGCTCTGTCCCCACATCTACAGACCCTGCCCCATCTGCACACCTAGACTCAGTTCATAAGGCCACAGACTCTGGCCCTTCAGAACTGCCAGGCCCCACTCACACCACTACAGGCTCCACCTGTAGTGCCATTCAAAGCCCCCTCACTCACACTACTACAGGCTCTACCCACAAGCCCATAATCTCTACCCTTACTACTACAGGCCCTACCGTCAATATCATAGGCCCAGTCCAGACTACCACGAGCCACATCCATACCATGCCAAGCCCCACCCATACCCCCACAAGTCCCACCCATAAAACCAGGATGTCAACTTCTACCACTATAAGTCCCACCCATACCCCCACAAGTCCCACCCATAAAGCCAGGATGTCACCTCCCACCACTACAAGTCCTAACCCCAGTGCTATGGGCCTAGTCCAGACTGCCACAAGCCCCACCCTTACAAATGTAAGTCCTTCTACTTCTCCAGAACTTGCtaccctctccagcccctccaaACACTCAGACCCCACCCTCCCAGCCACCGACTCCCTTCCCTGTAGTCCCCCAGCCTCCAATTCCTGCACTCAGGCAGACCCTATAGCCCCTAGCACCTCCCACCCAAGTCCTGCCCATTCCAGTAGGAAACCCCTCACAAGCCCTGCCCCAGATCCCCCAGAGTCTATGGTTCAGAGTCTAAGCCCCACTCCCTCACCCCCAACCCCTGCACCCCAGCATTCAGACCTTAGCCTGGCCATGGCTGTCCAGACCCCAGTCCCAGGGGCAGCCGGAGGGTCTGGGGACAAGATCCTGGAGGAGGCACTGGGGGCCCTAATGGCTGCCCTGGATGACTACCGTGGCCAGTTTCCTGAGCTGCAGGGCCTGGAGCAGGAGGTGACCCGACTAGAGAGTCTGCTCATG AGACAAGGTCTGACTCGCAGCCGGGCCTCCAGTCTCAGCATCACCGTGGAGCATGCCTTGGAGAGCTTCAGCTTCCTCAATGAAGACGAAGATGAAGACAATGATGTTCCTGGGGACAG GCCTCCAAGCAGCCCAGAGGCTGGGGCTGAGGACAGCATAGACTCACCCAGTGCCCGCCCCCTCAGCACGGGGTGTCCAGCTCTGGACGCTGCCTTGGTCCGGCACCTGTACCACTGCAGTTGCCTCCTGCTG AAACTGGGCACATTTGGGCCTCTGCGATGCCAGGAGGCATGGGCCCTGGAGCGGCTGCTGCGGGAAGCCCGAGTGCTGGAGGCAGTATGCGAGTTCAGCAGGCGGTGGGAGATCCCGGCCAGCTCTGCCCAAGAAG TGGTGCAGTTCTCGGCCTCTCGGCCTGGCTTCTTGACCTTCTGGGACCAGTGCACAGAGAGACTTAGCTGCTTCCTCTGCCCAGTGGAGCGGGTGCTTCTCACCTTCTGCAACCAGTATGGTGCCCGCCTCTCCCTGCGCCAGCCAGGCTTGGCTGAGGCTG TTTGTGTGAAGTTCCTGGAGGATGCCCTGGGGCAGAAGCTGCCCAGAAGGCCCCAGCCAGGGCCTGGAGAGCAGCTCACGGTCTTCCAGTTCTGGAGTTTTGTGGAAACCTTGGACAGCCCCACCATGGAGGCCTACGTGACCGAGACTGCCGAGGAGG TGCTACTGGTGCGGAATCTGAACTCAGATGACCAGGCTGTCGTGCTGAAGGCCCTGAGATTGGCGCCCGAGGGGCGTCTGCGAAGGGATGGGCTGCGGGCCCTCAGCTCCCTGCTCGTCCATGGCAACAACAAGGTGATGGCTGCTGTCAGCACCCAGCTCCGGAGCCTGTCACTGGGCCCTGCCTTCCGGGAGAGG GCCCTCCTGTGCTTTCTGGACCAGCTGGAGGATGAGGACGTGCAGACTCGAGTGGCTGGCTGCCTGGCCCTAGGCTGCATCAAG GCTCCCGAGGGCATTGAGCCCCTGGTGTACCTCTGCCAAACTGACACAGAAGCTGTGAGGGAAGCTGCCCGGCAGAGCCTACAGCAGTGTG GAGAAGAGGGACAGTCTGCCCATCGACAGCTAGAGGAGTCCCTGGACGCCCTGCCCCGCATCTTTGGTCCTGGCAGCATGGCGAGCACAGCATTCTAA
- the RIPOR1 gene encoding rho family-interacting cell polarization regulator 1 isoform X25: protein MVRAYTTGSPGSREARDSLAEATRGHREYTESMCLLESELEAQLGEFHLRMKGLAGFARLCVGDQYEICMKYGRQRWKLRGRIEGSGKQVWDSEETIFLPLLTEFLSIKVTELKGLANHVVVGSVSCETKDLFAALPQVVAVDINDLGTIKLSLEVTWSPFDKDDQPSAASSVNKASTVTKRFSTYSQSPPDTPSLREQAFYNMLRRQEELENGTAWSLSSESSDDSSSPQLSGTARHSSAPRPLVQQPELLPIQVAFRRPETPSSGPLDEEGAVAPVLANGHAPYSRTLSHISEASVDAALAEASVEAIGPESLAWGPSPPTHPAPTHGEHPSPVPPTLDPGHSATSSTLGTTGSVPTSTDPAPSAHLDSVHKATDSGPSELPGPTHTTTGSTCSAIQSPLTHTTTGSTHKPIISTLTTTGPTVNIIGPVQTTTSHIHTMPSPTHTPTSPTHKTRMSTSTTISPTHTPTSPTHKARMSPPTTTSPNPSAMGLVQTATSPTLTNVSPSTSPELATLSSPSKHSDPTLPATDSLPCSPPASNSCTQADPIAPSTSHPSPAHSSRKPLTSPAPDPPESMVQSLSPTPSPPTPAPQHSDLSLAMAVQTPVPGAAGGSGDKILEEALGALMAALDDYRGQFPELQGLEQEVTRLESLLMQRQGLTRSRASSLSITVEHALESFSFLNEDEDEDNDVPGDRPPSSPEAGAEDSIDSPSARPLSTGCPALDAALVRHLYHCSCLLLKLGTFGPLRCQEAWALERLLREARVLEAVCEFSRRWEIPASSAQEVVQFSASRPGFLTFWDQCTERLSCFLCPVERVLLTFCNQYGARLSLRQPGLAEAVCVKFLEDALGQKLPRRPQPGPGEQLTVFQFWSFVETLDSPTMEAYVTETAEEVLLVRNLNSDDQAVVLKALRLAPEGRLRRDGLRALSSLLVHGNNKVMAAVSTQLRSLSLGPAFRERALLCFLDQLEDEDVQTRVAGCLALGCIKAPEGIEPLVYLCQTDTEAVREAARQSLQQCGEEGQSAHRQLEESLDALPRIFGPGSMASTAF, encoded by the exons ATGGTCCGTGCCTACACCACTGGGTCCCCGGGGAGCCGAGAGGCCCGGGACAGCCTAGCAGAGGCCACTCGGGGGCATCGCGAGTACACGGAG aGCATGTGTCTGCTGGAGAGCGAGCTGGAGGCACAGCTGGGCGAGTTTCATCTCCGAATGAAAG GGCTGGCTGGCTTTGCCAGGCTGTGTGTAGGCGATCAATATGAG ATCTGCATGAAATATGGGCGTCAGCGCTGGAAACTACGGGGCCGAATTGAGGGTAGTGGAAAGCAGGTGTGGGACAGTGAAGAAACCATCTTTCTCCCACTGCTCACGGAATTTCTGTCTATCAAG GTGACAGAACTGAAGGGCCTGGCCAACCATGTGGTTGTGGGCAGTGTCTCCTGTGAGACCAAGGACCTGTTTGCCGCCCTGCCTCAGGTTGTGGCTGTGGATATCAATGACCTTGGCACCATCAAGCTCAGCCTGGAAGTCACATGGAG ccccttCGACAAGGATGACCAGCCCTCAGCCGCTTCTTCTGTCAACAAGGCCTCCACAGTCACCAAGCGCTTCTCCACCTATAGCCAGAGCCCACCGGACACACCCTCACTTCGGGAACAGGCCTTCTAT AACATGCTGCGACGGCAGGAGGAGCTGGAGAATGGGACAGCATGGTCCCTGTCATCCGAATCTTCAGACGACTCATCCAGCCCACAGCTCTCAGGCACTGCCCGCCACTCATCAGCCCCTAGGCCCCTGGTGCAGCAGCCTGAACTCCTTCCCATCCAAGTTGCCTTCCGTAGGCCTGAGACCCCCAGCTCTGGTCCCCTGGATGAGGAGGGGGCCGTGGCCCCAGTCCTGGCAAATGGGCATGCACCCTACAGTCGGACTCTTAGCCACATCAGTGAGGCTAGTGTAGACGCTGCCTTGGCTGAGGCTTCAGTGGAGGCCATTGGCCCAGAAAGCCTAGCCTGGGGACCTAGCCCACCTACACACCCAGCTCCCACCCATGGAGAGCACCCCAGCCCTGTTCCTCCGACCCTGGACCCTGGCCACTCTGCCACAAGCTCCACCCTCGGTACAACAGGCTCTGTCCCCACATCTACAGACCCTGCCCCATCTGCACACCTAGACTCAGTTCATAAGGCCACAGACTCTGGCCCTTCAGAACTGCCAGGCCCCACTCACACCACTACAGGCTCCACCTGTAGTGCCATTCAAAGCCCCCTCACTCACACTACTACAGGCTCTACCCACAAGCCCATAATCTCTACCCTTACTACTACAGGCCCTACCGTCAATATCATAGGCCCAGTCCAGACTACCACGAGCCACATCCATACCATGCCAAGCCCCACCCATACCCCCACAAGTCCCACCCATAAAACCAGGATGTCAACTTCTACCACTATAAGTCCCACCCATACCCCCACAAGTCCCACCCATAAAGCCAGGATGTCACCTCCCACCACTACAAGTCCTAACCCCAGTGCTATGGGCCTAGTCCAGACTGCCACAAGCCCCACCCTTACAAATGTAAGTCCTTCTACTTCTCCAGAACTTGCtaccctctccagcccctccaaACACTCAGACCCCACCCTCCCAGCCACCGACTCCCTTCCCTGTAGTCCCCCAGCCTCCAATTCCTGCACTCAGGCAGACCCTATAGCCCCTAGCACCTCCCACCCAAGTCCTGCCCATTCCAGTAGGAAACCCCTCACAAGCCCTGCCCCAGATCCCCCAGAGTCTATGGTTCAGAGTCTAAGCCCCACTCCCTCACCCCCAACCCCTGCACCCCAGCATTCAGACCTTAGCCTGGCCATGGCTGTCCAGACCCCAGTCCCAGGGGCAGCCGGAGGGTCTGGGGACAAGATCCTGGAGGAGGCACTGGGGGCCCTAATGGCTGCCCTGGATGACTACCGTGGCCAGTTTCCTGAGCTGCAGGGCCTGGAGCAGGAGGTGACCCGACTAGAGAGTCTGCTCATG CAGAGACAAGGTCTGACTCGCAGCCGGGCCTCCAGTCTCAGCATCACCGTGGAGCATGCCTTGGAGAGCTTCAGCTTCCTCAATGAAGACGAAGATGAAGACAATGATGTTCCTGGGGACAG GCCTCCAAGCAGCCCAGAGGCTGGGGCTGAGGACAGCATAGACTCACCCAGTGCCCGCCCCCTCAGCACGGGGTGTCCAGCTCTGGACGCTGCCTTGGTCCGGCACCTGTACCACTGCAGTTGCCTCCTGCTG AAACTGGGCACATTTGGGCCTCTGCGATGCCAGGAGGCATGGGCCCTGGAGCGGCTGCTGCGGGAAGCCCGAGTGCTGGAGGCAGTATGCGAGTTCAGCAGGCGGTGGGAGATCCCGGCCAGCTCTGCCCAAGAAG TGGTGCAGTTCTCGGCCTCTCGGCCTGGCTTCTTGACCTTCTGGGACCAGTGCACAGAGAGACTTAGCTGCTTCCTCTGCCCAGTGGAGCGGGTGCTTCTCACCTTCTGCAACCAGTATGGTGCCCGCCTCTCCCTGCGCCAGCCAGGCTTGGCTGAGGCTG TTTGTGTGAAGTTCCTGGAGGATGCCCTGGGGCAGAAGCTGCCCAGAAGGCCCCAGCCAGGGCCTGGAGAGCAGCTCACGGTCTTCCAGTTCTGGAGTTTTGTGGAAACCTTGGACAGCCCCACCATGGAGGCCTACGTGACCGAGACTGCCGAGGAGG TGCTACTGGTGCGGAATCTGAACTCAGATGACCAGGCTGTCGTGCTGAAGGCCCTGAGATTGGCGCCCGAGGGGCGTCTGCGAAGGGATGGGCTGCGGGCCCTCAGCTCCCTGCTCGTCCATGGCAACAACAAGGTGATGGCTGCTGTCAGCACCCAGCTCCGGAGCCTGTCACTGGGCCCTGCCTTCCGGGAGAGG GCCCTCCTGTGCTTTCTGGACCAGCTGGAGGATGAGGACGTGCAGACTCGAGTGGCTGGCTGCCTGGCCCTAGGCTGCATCAAG GCTCCCGAGGGCATTGAGCCCCTGGTGTACCTCTGCCAAACTGACACAGAAGCTGTGAGGGAAGCTGCCCGGCAGAGCCTACAGCAGTGTG GAGAAGAGGGACAGTCTGCCCATCGACAGCTAGAGGAGTCCCTGGACGCCCTGCCCCGCATCTTTGGTCCTGGCAGCATGGCGAGCACAGCATTCTAA